Below is a genomic region from Mesorhizobium sp..
TTCATCTCGGTCTATGACGAATATGCCAAGGCTCCGGACGTGACCCGCAAGCGCCTGTTCATCGAGACGATGGAGAAGGTGCTGCAGGGCTCCAACAAGGTGATCGTCGAGCAGGGCAACGGTCAGGGCGTCGTGCCCTATCTGCCGCTGCCCGAGCTTCAGAAGCGCGCGACCGGAGGAAACAACTGATGGCCAACCGTTTCACGGCAATAGCGGTCGCAGCCGTCATCGTACTGCTCGTCGCGTTTTCTTCCTTCTTCATCGTCAACGAACGCGAGCAGGGAATCGTGCTGCGCTTCGGCGAGATCGTCGACGTCAAGACCGAGCCCGGCATCTATTTCAAGGCGCCGTTCGGCTTCCTCGACGCCGATACGGTCCAGATCGTCGATGACAGACTGCTGCGCTTCGACCTCGACAACATCCGCGTCCAGGTGTCGGGCGGCAAGTTCTACGAAGTCGATGCTTTCGTCGCCTATCGCATCGAGGATCCGAGGGTGTTCCGCCAGGCGGTCTCGGGCGACCTTCAACTAGCCGAGCAGCGGCTGCGCACGCGTCTCGACGCGGCGCTCCGCCGGGTCTACGGCCTGCGCGGATTCGAATCGGCACTGTCCGAGGAACGCGCGTCGATGATGCTCGAGGTGCGCGACCAGCTCCGGCCCGACGCGACTTCGCTCGGGCTCAAGATCGAGGACGTCCGCATCCGCCGCACCGATCTGACCCAGGAAGTCTCCCAGCAGACCTTCGACCGGATGAAGGCCGAGCGTCTGGCGGAGGCCGAGCGGCTGAGGGCCCGCGGACGGGAAGCGGCGCAGCGTATCCGCGCGCGCGCCGACCGCGAGGTGGTGGAGATCGTCGCCGAGGCCAACAAGGAATCGGAGATCTTGCGAGGCGAGGGCGAAGCCGAGCGCAACGCGATCTTCGCCGAGGCCTTCCAGCGCGATCCGGGCTTCTTCGAATTCTACCGCTCGATGGCGGCCTATGCGGCGGCGCTGCAGAACTCCGGAACGACGATGGTGCTGTCGCCCGACTCCGAGTTCTTCAAATATTTCCAGGATTCCGCCGGAGGCGGGGCTGCGCCGGTTCCTGCGCCAGCGCCCGGCGCCACCAGCGCAATTCCCGCACCGGCCGCCCAATAGGCGGCCGGAGTGCAGGATTTCATCGCGGCCATCGGCCTGGTGCTGGTGATCGAAGGCCTCCTCTACGGAGGCTTTCCCGCTTTTGCTAAGCGCATGGCCGCGGAGGCGACGCAGGCGCCGGAGAATTTGCTTCGGGTCGCGGGGCTCGTCGCCATCGCGGCCGGGGTGTTCATCGTCTGGCTGGCGCGCGGGTAACGCAGGATTTACGGCCCGCGGATCGCGCCGCCGCGTGACGAAGCCGCAAACGCGCCGTAATTCTTGCAGACAACATGCCGGCCGGCGACCGGCGCCATACCTGTCCCGAACGGCAGCCGCACGAGAGGCATTTCCATGAACGCAGCCATGACTTTTTCCAGGTTCCGGCGTGTCGTCGGCGCATCGCTGATCGCCGGCGCCGCCGGTCTCGTCGCGGTGCCGATGGTGGTGACGCCGGCGCAGGCGCAGCTGGCACGGCCGAACGGACCTGCCTCGGTCGCCGATCTCGCGGAAGGCCTGCTCGAATCGGTGGTGAATATCTCGACCTCGCAGACGGTCGCTGGAAGCGACGAGCCGGGGGTGAAACCACCCGAACTGCCGGAGGGCTCGCCGTTCCAGGACTTCTTCGACGACTATTTCAAGAACCGTCGCGAAGAGGGCAACGGCGGCAGCCAGAAAGTCCAGTCGCTCGGCTCCGGTTTCGTGCTGGACGCAGAGGCCGGCATCATCGTGACCAACAACCACGTCATCGCCGACGCGGACGAGATCGAAATCAACTTCTCCGACGGATCGAAGCTGAAGGCGACGCTGAAAGGCCGCGACACCAAGACCGACATCGCAGTGCTCGAAGTCGACCCGACGCTGAAGAAGCTCAAGGCCGTCAAGTTCGGCGATTCCGACAAGGTGCGCGTCGGAGACTGGGTGATGGCGATCGGCAACCCGTTCGGCCTCGGCGGCACGGTGACCGTCGGCATCGTCTCGGCACGCAACCGCGACATCAATGCCGGACCCTATGACGATTTCATCCAGACCGACGCCGCGATCAACCGCGGCAATTCGGGCGGGCCGCTGTTCAACATGAACGGCGAGGTGATCGGCATCAATACGGCCATCATTTCGCCGTCCGGCGGTTCGATCGGCA
It encodes:
- a CDS encoding protease modulator HflC; this translates as MANRFTAIAVAAVIVLLVAFSSFFIVNEREQGIVLRFGEIVDVKTEPGIYFKAPFGFLDADTVQIVDDRLLRFDLDNIRVQVSGGKFYEVDAFVAYRIEDPRVFRQAVSGDLQLAEQRLRTRLDAALRRVYGLRGFESALSEERASMMLEVRDQLRPDATSLGLKIEDVRIRRTDLTQEVSQQTFDRMKAERLAEAERLRARGREAAQRIRARADREVVEIVAEANKESEILRGEGEAERNAIFAEAFQRDPGFFEFYRSMAAYAAALQNSGTTMVLSPDSEFFKYFQDSAGGGAAPVPAPAPGATSAIPAPAAQ
- a CDS encoding DUF2065 domain-containing protein, yielding MQDFIAAIGLVLVIEGLLYGGFPAFAKRMAAEATQAPENLLRVAGLVAIAAGVFIVWLARG